The proteins below come from a single Halobacillus salinarum genomic window:
- a CDS encoding PucR family transcriptional regulator produces the protein MGITVERILQLPVLEKAKILAGKSIKDEKAVEWISVIETPVENFVRRNEFVLSTGIGCGDDPICLEEYVKDVIHSGASALAFATGRYIYKVPDRIEQLAEQNDLVVIEIPWEVRFGDVIQEVLREISKEKEEEQQQAEELRQELINCVLNGKGLQEITTILYENTKIPVAISDHNKVIRANHHFDKRLIDILNGEVNGEYELVPPIPFSEHPLYHYIEKYRFKEEECYQLTILSNYKKQGYLLFKPADDRELSWVVLNILEHALTACALYFVKENAIEMTEIRLKDNFLLDLAKSGVEIDDHLLSKAQLLGYDLNRPYICLVGNIRFKKKVDAHIGSVDHPVKSSSMHSRNYYIQKEVTHAGDVLNRRTMTTFENGEVIVYLEADSHPYAETANQFLDLVERRLNELLAGIVISWGISLHKEGIYTFYQSYDEAVTALNIGRQQHEEGERTFFSDTKMNRLLMRLSHDKGVEGIVEDTLAQLIDYDQRRQTDLIHTFIIYNKYNSNVSQTARALNLHRQSLLHRLRNIEQLTGLSLLNADDLFLLELSVRLWMLKKVKE, from the coding sequence ATGGGGATCACAGTGGAGAGAATTTTGCAGCTGCCGGTCTTGGAAAAAGCCAAAATTCTGGCAGGAAAATCGATCAAAGATGAAAAAGCGGTAGAGTGGATATCGGTTATCGAAACTCCTGTAGAGAACTTTGTGCGGAGAAATGAGTTTGTTCTCAGTACAGGTATCGGCTGCGGAGACGACCCGATTTGCCTCGAAGAATACGTAAAAGATGTCATTCATTCCGGAGCGTCTGCTCTTGCGTTTGCGACAGGAAGATACATTTACAAAGTACCCGATCGGATTGAACAATTAGCTGAACAGAATGATCTGGTCGTCATTGAGATCCCTTGGGAAGTGAGGTTTGGTGATGTAATTCAGGAAGTACTGCGCGAAATAAGTAAAGAAAAAGAAGAAGAACAACAACAGGCGGAAGAACTGCGGCAGGAACTAATTAATTGTGTTCTCAATGGAAAAGGACTACAGGAAATTACGACGATTTTGTATGAAAACACAAAAATTCCTGTTGCCATCAGTGACCATAATAAAGTCATCCGGGCCAATCATCATTTTGATAAACGGTTAATTGATATTTTAAACGGAGAGGTGAACGGAGAGTATGAACTTGTTCCTCCAATCCCTTTTAGTGAACATCCTTTATATCATTATATTGAAAAATACCGCTTTAAAGAGGAAGAATGTTATCAATTAACCATTCTATCGAATTATAAAAAGCAAGGATATTTGTTGTTTAAACCTGCAGATGACCGGGAGTTAAGCTGGGTTGTGCTGAATATTCTCGAGCATGCGTTAACCGCATGCGCCCTTTATTTTGTCAAAGAAAATGCCATCGAGATGACGGAAATCCGCTTAAAGGATAATTTCTTACTTGATTTAGCTAAATCCGGAGTAGAGATCGATGACCATTTATTATCAAAAGCTCAATTGCTCGGCTATGATTTGAACCGTCCGTACATTTGTCTTGTCGGAAACATTCGATTTAAGAAAAAAGTGGATGCCCATATCGGTTCAGTGGACCACCCGGTGAAATCTTCTTCCATGCACAGCAGGAACTATTATATTCAAAAAGAAGTTACTCACGCAGGAGATGTGTTAAACCGTAGAACGATGACGACGTTTGAAAATGGGGAAGTGATTGTCTATTTAGAAGCTGATTCTCACCCCTATGCGGAAACGGCTAATCAGTTTTTAGACTTAGTAGAGCGGCGGTTGAATGAATTGCTGGCCGGGATTGTTATTTCCTGGGGAATATCTCTTCACAAAGAGGGAATTTACACTTTTTATCAAAGCTATGATGAAGCCGTAACCGCATTAAATATTGGGCGTCAGCAGCATGAAGAAGGGGAACGTACATTTTTCAGTGATACGAAGATGAACCGGCTGTTAATGCGGCTTTCTCATGATAAAGGGGTAGAAGGCATCGTGGAAGACACCCTGGCGCAGCTGATCGACTACGATCAAAGACGGCAGACGGACTTAATTCATACGTTTATTATTTATAATAAATACAACAGCAATGTCAGTCAGACCGCCCGTGCCCTTAATCTTCACCGGCAGTCTTTGCTGCACAGGCTGAGGAATATCGAACAATTAACAGGGCTGTCTCTCTTAAATGCGGATGATTTATTTCTGTTAGAGTTAAGCGTACGATTATGGATGCTGAAAAAAGTTAAGGAATGA
- a CDS encoding M24 family metallopeptidase, with product MVLPFDILEYHQRLKETKERMEEKGIEVLLITDPANMNYLSGYDAWSFYVHQMMVIIVDEPQPLWIGRFQDANGARATTWIYDENVIAYPDYYVHSTTYHPMDFIAEILSQIGQGNRNIAVEMDHYYFTGMALERLKRGLPNAAFHDGTLIVNQVRIVKSDQEIEYMRRAAKIADLAMAKGVQSISPGVRECDTAAEIYYHLVKGTPEHGGEYPAIVPLLPTGDQTSIPHLTWTERPFVEGNAVIVELAGCYKRYHVPLARTVSIGQPGEKLQYLAPVVLEGIQNVLTAAKPGVTCSDLEEVWRKSIKKYGFEKESRLGYSVGLNYPPDWGEHTASIRKGDTTVLKQNMTFHLIPALWFDTDGIEISSTFRVTDRGCEKFTTYPEELIVRDHLDLSGQIS from the coding sequence ATGGTGCTTCCTTTTGATATTTTAGAATATCATCAGCGACTTAAAGAGACCAAAGAGCGTATGGAGGAAAAAGGAATCGAAGTACTGCTCATCACAGATCCGGCAAACATGAATTACCTTTCCGGCTATGATGCCTGGTCTTTTTATGTACACCAGATGATGGTAATTATTGTCGATGAACCACAGCCACTTTGGATCGGAAGGTTTCAGGATGCCAATGGAGCCCGCGCCACCACTTGGATCTATGATGAAAATGTGATTGCTTACCCAGATTATTATGTTCATTCGACGACCTACCACCCGATGGATTTTATTGCGGAGATTCTTTCGCAAATAGGACAGGGGAACCGGAATATTGCGGTGGAAATGGACCACTATTATTTCACGGGCATGGCCTTGGAACGGTTAAAAAGAGGGCTGCCAAACGCCGCTTTTCACGATGGAACCCTGATCGTAAATCAAGTGAGAATTGTGAAATCAGACCAGGAAATTGAATATATGAGACGGGCTGCTAAAATAGCAGACCTCGCGATGGCCAAAGGTGTTCAAAGTATAAGCCCTGGAGTTCGCGAATGCGATACAGCGGCTGAAATTTATTATCACTTAGTAAAAGGAACCCCTGAACATGGGGGCGAGTACCCAGCGATTGTCCCTCTTTTACCAACTGGTGACCAGACGTCCATTCCCCACTTAACTTGGACAGAACGGCCTTTTGTGGAAGGGAATGCGGTCATTGTAGAGCTGGCAGGCTGCTACAAACGTTATCATGTGCCACTGGCACGAACCGTGTCTATCGGCCAACCTGGCGAAAAGCTGCAATATTTGGCTCCTGTTGTTTTAGAAGGAATCCAAAACGTTCTTACAGCTGCAAAGCCAGGGGTCACGTGCAGTGACTTAGAAGAAGTATGGCGCAAGAGTATTAAGAAATACGGTTTTGAAAAGGAATCGAGATTAGGCTATTCTGTCGGTTTAAATTACCCGCCGGACTGGGGTGAGCATACCGCGAGCATCCGCAAAGGAGATACCACAGTGTTAAAGCAGAATATGACTTTTCACCTGATTCCGGCTTTGTGGTTTGATACGGACGGCATAGAAATAAGCTCGACATTCAGGGTTACAGATAGAGGCTGCGAAAAATTTACTACCTATCCAGAGGAGTTAATCGTTCGCGACCATCTGGATTTAAGCGGACAAATCAGTTAA
- the thiE gene encoding thiamine phosphate synthase, translating into MDLSLRLRKYLVMGSQDCSRNPEEILREAIAGGITAFQFREKGPHSLQGEEKIELGLKLRALCQKHDVLFIVNDDVELIHALQADGIHVGQDDQSVNDLRPKYPDLIIGLSVSNDEEVEKSPVELVDYLGAGPVFPTTTKHDASPVVGTSWLESLRSSHPHLPLVGIGGITVENARFVINAGADGVAVVSAITKAANVKEAVENL; encoded by the coding sequence ATGGACCTTTCCTTGAGGCTTAGAAAGTATTTAGTCATGGGCAGCCAGGACTGTTCAAGAAATCCTGAAGAAATTTTACGAGAGGCGATTGCTGGCGGAATTACAGCTTTTCAATTCCGTGAAAAAGGCCCCCATTCGCTTCAAGGAGAAGAAAAAATAGAACTGGGGTTAAAGCTAAGGGCTCTCTGCCAAAAGCATGACGTATTGTTCATCGTGAATGATGACGTCGAATTAATCCATGCATTACAAGCGGATGGTATTCATGTAGGACAGGACGACCAGAGCGTGAACGACCTGCGGCCGAAATATCCGGATCTCATTATTGGGCTTTCTGTGTCCAATGATGAAGAAGTAGAAAAAAGTCCAGTTGAATTAGTCGACTATCTAGGGGCAGGGCCTGTGTTTCCAACTACGACCAAGCATGATGCAAGCCCGGTTGTCGGAACAAGCTGGCTGGAGAGCCTTAGAAGTTCTCATCCTCATCTTCCTCTTGTAGGAATAGGGGGCATCACTGTCGAAAACGCCCGTTTTGTAATAAATGCGGGAGCAGATGGTGTAGCCGTAGTATCAGCCATAACGAAAGCTGCAAATGTGAAAGAAGCTGTAGAGAATCTATGA
- the eutB gene encoding hydroxyectoine utilization dehydratase EutB — protein MVQLVPRDLWKAKKRISSLASYTPLLYSEPLSRQLESHIYLKLENDQPTGAFKLRGAANKILSLSDKEKKQGIATFSTGNHGIAVAYVGQQMGIKATVCISNRVPQEKVNRLKRLGAEVKIVGSSQDDAEEYCYQLEKEQGINIIKPFDDLEIIAGQGTIGLELMEQCPDLEQVIVPLSGGGLLSGVGFALKNIDPSIQVTGVSMEQSAVMYESLKQGSPIVMQEAETLADSLLGGLGRSNQYTFTMTREYMDEGVLVPETSIARGMLTLMDLHKMVVEGAAAAGIGWLLEQKSLRNQHIAVIVSGNNVDHQTIEQVIKTS, from the coding sequence ATGGTACAGCTGGTCCCACGCGACCTTTGGAAAGCAAAAAAAAGAATTTCTTCACTCGCTTCCTATACACCGCTTTTGTACTCGGAGCCCTTATCACGACAGTTGGAATCCCATATTTATTTGAAGCTGGAGAATGACCAGCCAACAGGTGCGTTTAAACTGCGAGGAGCTGCAAACAAGATTTTATCCTTATCGGATAAAGAAAAAAAGCAAGGAATCGCTACTTTTTCAACAGGGAATCACGGGATTGCTGTAGCTTATGTTGGACAGCAGATGGGGATTAAAGCGACCGTATGTATTTCCAACCGCGTTCCTCAAGAAAAAGTGAACCGTTTGAAGCGGTTAGGAGCAGAAGTGAAAATTGTGGGCAGTAGTCAGGATGACGCAGAAGAATACTGTTATCAGCTGGAAAAAGAGCAGGGAATCAATATCATCAAACCTTTTGATGATTTAGAAATTATTGCCGGACAGGGAACAATTGGATTAGAGCTGATGGAGCAATGTCCGGACTTAGAGCAAGTGATTGTCCCTCTGTCAGGAGGAGGTCTGCTTTCAGGAGTCGGGTTCGCTTTAAAGAATATTGATCCCTCTATTCAAGTCACAGGCGTGTCTATGGAGCAATCCGCCGTTATGTATGAAAGCCTGAAGCAAGGCAGTCCTATCGTTATGCAGGAGGCAGAAACGCTGGCAGATAGTCTTCTAGGTGGTTTAGGACGGAGCAACCAATATACTTTTACAATGACAAGGGAGTATATGGATGAAGGGGTTCTAGTTCCAGAAACCTCGATTGCCCGCGGCATGTTAACACTAATGGATCTTCATAAGATGGTTGTTGAAGGAGCGGCGGCTGCTGGAATAGGATGGCTGCTGGAACAGAAATCATTAAGGAATCAGCATATCGCTGTAATTGTAAGCGGCAATAATGTCGATCACCAGACCATCGAGCAGGTGATTAAGACTAGTTAA
- the thiM gene encoding hydroxyethylthiazole kinase, with product MNEIVQKVRAQEPLIHNLTNAVVMNFSANGLLAFGASPIMANAKEDAADVAKLSNGVLINIGTLTEAQLEAMIEAGKAANEAGIPVVIDPVGVAATNFRTEAFQRIVEQVHPDVIKGNAGELAHLVGIELETKGVDAVGEGNSQEIAGKVAVHFQTIAVLTGKVDTVSDGKQTLTNETGHALLSKVTGAGCLLGSIITACLSVEGENLEKAYAAVKYYGMAAAYAASQSGVNGPGTFLPQFLDALTMEPDTLEKGLM from the coding sequence ATGAATGAGATTGTACAGAAAGTAAGAGCGCAGGAACCTTTGATTCATAACTTAACAAATGCAGTAGTGATGAATTTTAGCGCAAATGGGCTGCTTGCTTTTGGAGCTTCCCCGATTATGGCAAATGCTAAAGAAGATGCAGCAGATGTGGCAAAGCTTTCAAATGGGGTGCTTATCAATATCGGCACTTTGACTGAAGCCCAGCTTGAAGCCATGATAGAAGCTGGTAAGGCTGCAAATGAAGCAGGCATCCCGGTCGTGATTGATCCAGTTGGTGTAGCCGCAACCAATTTTAGAACCGAGGCTTTTCAAAGAATCGTAGAGCAGGTTCACCCCGATGTGATCAAGGGGAATGCAGGTGAGCTTGCTCATCTAGTCGGAATCGAGCTGGAAACCAAAGGTGTCGATGCAGTTGGCGAGGGGAACAGTCAGGAAATTGCCGGAAAAGTAGCCGTACACTTTCAAACGATAGCCGTCTTAACTGGAAAAGTCGACACGGTAAGTGATGGAAAGCAGACCCTTACGAATGAGACAGGCCATGCTTTGCTTTCTAAAGTGACAGGCGCGGGCTGCCTGCTCGGATCAATTATTACAGCCTGTCTCTCCGTTGAAGGAGAGAATTTAGAGAAGGCTTATGCCGCTGTGAAATATTACGGTATGGCAGCTGCGTATGCTGCTTCTCAAAGCGGTGTGAACGGACCTGGTACATTTCTTCCGCAATTTTTGGATGCGCTGACTATGGAACCGGATACTCTAGAGAAGGGACTAATGTAA
- the thiD gene encoding bifunctional hydroxymethylpyrimidine kinase/phosphomethylpyrimidine kinase — MRIPCSLTIAGTDPSGGAGIQADLKTFQEIKSYGMSVITSVVAQNTTGVQAVHHLPVEILRNQLESISSDMPIHAFKTGMIASKEMMKAIADWIPEVSAPYVMDPVMVAQSGDPLIEEESRTWLRDQLLPFASVVTPNIPEAEDLLGKKIETTEDMQIAAEEIVTKLGAGASLVKGGHLNGKAVDFLFDGDKIHSFSAERIETKNLHGTGCTYSAAITAYLSQDCDLVQAVDQSKHFVTAAIRSSFNIGSGSGPTNHWAIREEAGHK; from the coding sequence ATGAGAATTCCTTGTTCTTTAACGATTGCCGGTACTGATCCCAGCGGCGGGGCTGGGATACAAGCCGATTTAAAAACTTTTCAGGAAATAAAGAGTTACGGGATGTCCGTTATAACCTCTGTTGTTGCCCAAAACACGACAGGCGTACAAGCGGTACATCACCTGCCGGTTGAAATATTGAGAAATCAGCTTGAGTCCATCTCATCGGATATGCCCATTCACGCGTTTAAAACGGGGATGATCGCCAGTAAGGAAATGATGAAAGCTATTGCTGATTGGATCCCCGAAGTTTCCGCTCCTTATGTCATGGATCCGGTGATGGTTGCACAAAGTGGGGATCCGCTCATTGAGGAGGAGTCGAGAACGTGGTTGAGAGACCAGTTGCTTCCTTTTGCCTCAGTCGTAACCCCAAACATTCCAGAAGCAGAGGATTTGCTTGGGAAAAAAATTGAAACGACCGAAGATATGCAAATCGCGGCTGAAGAAATTGTGACGAAGCTGGGAGCCGGTGCTTCTCTTGTTAAAGGGGGCCATTTAAACGGGAAAGCGGTCGATTTCCTATTTGACGGCGATAAGATTCATTCCTTTTCAGCAGAAAGAATAGAGACAAAAAACCTTCATGGAACCGGCTGTACGTATTCTGCAGCGATTACCGCTTATTTAAGCCAAGACTGTGATCTTGTTCAGGCGGTTGATCAATCGAAACACTTTGTTACTGCAGCTATCCGCTCTTCCTTTAATATTGGTTCAGGAAGCGGACCAACTAATCATTGGGCTATTCGTGAGGAGGCAGGTCATAAATGA
- the thiW gene encoding energy coupling factor transporter S component ThiW yields MKTRTLTRMAVLAAIGTLGSQWLWFPAGIAKAYPVQHAVNVIAAVTLGPLPAVGIAFVIGVLRNLLGIGTLLAFPGAMIGAFLSGILYRLFQRPIYSALGEVMGTGLIGSLVSVPYAHVLMGSAGGAFVFLPSFLISSFTGALIGWFLVVRMKPSRALPTF; encoded by the coding sequence ATGAAAACCCGCACGTTAACTAGGATGGCTGTGCTGGCAGCTATCGGGACCCTTGGTTCTCAGTGGCTGTGGTTTCCAGCAGGTATTGCAAAAGCCTATCCTGTTCAGCACGCTGTTAATGTGATTGCGGCGGTTACACTTGGCCCGCTGCCGGCTGTCGGTATCGCATTTGTAATCGGAGTATTAAGGAATCTGTTGGGGATCGGTACTTTGCTTGCTTTCCCTGGGGCAATGATTGGAGCATTCCTTTCAGGCATTCTTTACCGGCTGTTTCAAAGGCCGATTTACAGCGCGCTTGGGGAAGTCATGGGCACAGGTTTAATCGGTTCTTTAGTATCTGTACCTTATGCCCACGTCCTTATGGGAAGCGCTGGAGGAGCTTTTGTTTTTCTCCCTTCCTTTTTAATCAGCAGCTTTACGGGAGCATTAATCGGCTGGTTTCTTGTCGTACGCATGAAGCCAAGTCGTGCGTTACCAACATTCTAA
- a CDS encoding threonine synthase: protein MKYSYVSHLSCPKCSIVYSCDEPQHLCEACGSPLLVGYDLSSLKTDWLKEDLTTRAPDLWRYHELLPVQNKAHVVTLGEGMTPLIRLSSLSKEIGIEPLFLKDEGVIPTGAFKARGAAVGVSKAKELGVEEIAMPTNGNAGAAWSLYAARANIKSTIVMPIDAPKITRNECAVSGADLFLVDGLISDAGKIVSQAVKERGIYDVSTLKEPYRIEGKKTMGLEIAEQLNWELPDVLLYPTGGGVGLIGVYKAFKELQALGWLKNDKLPRLVAVQSSGCAPIVEAWKEGRRESSFWENSETVAFGINVPKAIGDFLVLDAVYETEGCAVSVDDSALLQEQKLAAEKEGTFICPEGAACFAAARKLREEDWIKKGESVVVLNTGAGIKYPDTVDLDVPTLGPDESIPASS, encoded by the coding sequence ATGAAGTATAGCTATGTATCTCACTTGTCCTGTCCAAAGTGCTCGATCGTCTATTCTTGTGATGAACCACAACATTTGTGTGAAGCGTGCGGATCTCCTTTGCTCGTCGGTTACGACCTTTCTTCTCTTAAAACCGATTGGTTAAAAGAAGATTTAACTACGAGAGCTCCTGACTTATGGCGCTATCATGAGCTGCTTCCCGTTCAAAACAAAGCCCACGTAGTTACACTCGGTGAAGGGATGACACCATTGATTAGACTCTCCTCACTGAGTAAGGAAATAGGAATTGAACCGCTGTTTTTGAAAGATGAAGGAGTGATTCCAACAGGGGCATTTAAAGCAAGAGGGGCTGCTGTAGGCGTTTCTAAAGCGAAGGAACTTGGGGTTGAGGAGATCGCTATGCCAACAAACGGAAATGCAGGAGCTGCGTGGTCTTTATATGCAGCAAGAGCAAATATTAAATCAACGATCGTCATGCCGATTGACGCGCCTAAAATCACCCGCAATGAATGTGCAGTTTCAGGGGCCGATTTGTTTCTTGTGGACGGCCTGATCAGTGATGCAGGAAAAATTGTCAGCCAGGCTGTAAAAGAACGCGGAATCTATGATGTATCCACTCTCAAAGAGCCGTACCGGATTGAAGGAAAAAAAACGATGGGTCTTGAAATTGCAGAGCAATTAAATTGGGAGCTTCCAGATGTCCTTCTCTACCCTACAGGGGGAGGAGTCGGCCTGATTGGGGTGTATAAAGCCTTTAAGGAGCTTCAAGCGCTCGGCTGGCTGAAAAATGATAAGCTTCCCCGATTAGTCGCCGTTCAGTCTTCAGGATGTGCCCCGATTGTCGAAGCATGGAAGGAAGGCAGACGTGAGTCCAGCTTTTGGGAAAACTCAGAGACGGTTGCTTTTGGCATCAACGTCCCTAAAGCAATTGGAGATTTTCTTGTGCTGGATGCTGTTTACGAAACAGAAGGCTGTGCTGTTTCAGTGGATGACTCCGCTCTTTTACAAGAACAAAAACTGGCAGCTGAAAAAGAAGGTACGTTTATATGCCCGGAAGGAGCCGCCTGCTTTGCTGCTGCCCGGAAATTAAGAGAGGAAGATTGGATTAAAAAAGGAGAATCGGTAGTGGTTCTAAACACTGGAGCTGGGATAAAATATCCAGATACGGTCGATTTAGACGTTCCTACGCTGGGACCAGACGAATCCATTCCCGCTTCCTCCTGA
- a CDS encoding DUF3221 domain-containing protein, giving the protein MKMNRLSILFGMITLLAGCQTDAKEESTPITGFVTDQKEDRILITESPSSKSNSNPRAVWVAQVPEKEWEGYKVKVWLEGPVQESYPEQAEGGKVKKVDVSRNEETDLTQQEALKKALDLNQSAKEAFAVESISYQPELDRWKIALQKIVSAGETVVEEIPDQ; this is encoded by the coding sequence ATGAAGATGAATCGATTATCCATTTTATTTGGAATGATCACTTTATTAGCAGGATGTCAGACTGACGCGAAAGAAGAATCCACTCCTATCACTGGTTTTGTGACCGACCAAAAAGAAGACAGGATTTTAATTACGGAGTCGCCAAGTTCAAAATCAAACAGCAATCCCAGAGCGGTTTGGGTGGCACAAGTTCCGGAGAAGGAATGGGAGGGGTATAAGGTTAAGGTATGGCTGGAAGGTCCTGTGCAGGAATCTTATCCTGAACAGGCAGAGGGAGGAAAGGTGAAAAAGGTAGATGTCTCAAGGAATGAAGAAACTGATTTGACGCAGCAGGAAGCGTTAAAGAAGGCGCTTGACCTTAACCAGTCTGCCAAAGAAGCATTTGCAGTAGAGTCGATCAGTTACCAGCCGGAATTAGATCGATGGAAAATTGCTCTGCAGAAAATTGTATCTGCTGGGGAAACCGTCGTGGAAGAAATTCCTGATCAATAA
- the tenA gene encoding thiaminase II → MTFTELLRKENNDLFEAIFDHPFVRGLGEGNLPAESIAHYVKADYEYLNAFMQIYGTAISKSSAREDILFYNEQINFVLNSEIHPHRNLCEVIGIRYEDLQGYALPPTADHYVKHMLYHAHYGDLSEILAAQLPCPWTYLEIGKHLRDRFQPGEDHPFSPWIHFYADGEMEELTDHLRSRLDELAENVSEAKEARLKDAFRKSCQLEWAFWDMAYNCEQWPSEKVVVK, encoded by the coding sequence GTGACATTTACAGAATTACTAAGAAAAGAAAATAATGATTTATTCGAAGCAATTTTTGATCATCCATTTGTTAGAGGGCTTGGCGAAGGGAATCTTCCTGCTGAGTCCATTGCCCATTATGTAAAAGCAGATTATGAATACTTGAATGCTTTCATGCAAATTTATGGAACAGCGATCTCCAAGTCTTCCGCCCGGGAGGATATCCTATTTTATAACGAACAAATTAATTTTGTCTTAAACAGCGAAATCCACCCTCACCGTAACCTTTGTGAGGTTATCGGAATTCGCTATGAAGACCTTCAAGGATACGCTCTGCCTCCTACAGCAGATCATTATGTGAAGCATATGCTTTATCATGCTCATTACGGAGACTTAAGTGAAATTTTAGCAGCTCAGCTTCCTTGTCCATGGACGTATTTGGAAATCGGTAAGCATCTGCGTGACCGCTTCCAGCCTGGCGAAGATCATCCTTTTTCCCCTTGGATTCACTTTTATGCAGATGGGGAAATGGAAGAGTTAACGGACCATTTGCGCAGCCGGCTGGATGAGTTAGCAGAAAACGTGTCTGAAGCTAAGGAAGCCAGGTTGAAAGATGCCTTCCGCAAGAGCTGCCAGTTAGAATGGGCCTTCTGGGATATGGCTTATAATTGTGAGCAATGGCCTTCCGAAAAGGTGGTGGTAAAATGA